The Coccidioides posadasii str. Silveira chromosome 5, complete sequence genome has a segment encoding these proteins:
- the VMA21 gene encoding vacuolar ATPase assembly integral membrane protein vma21 (EggNog:ENOG410PS81~COG:U~TransMembrane:2 (i46-67o79-98i)~BUSCO:17131at33183) yields the protein MATRRNPTKESITTSPPPDQQPRQPGELEHREAIQLRDLPGYPQQVLWKLIIYSVAVLVLPLSAYFYSVNYVFDGNTTYAGATAAITANLILFSYIVVAMREDKGDQEQLREQQQLRGNKEETKKMK from the exons ATGGCAACCCGCCGCAACCCCACCAAAGAATCCATCACCACCTCTCCTCCTCCCGACCAGCAACCGCGACAGCCTGGCGAACTAGAGCACCGCGAGGCGATCCAACTCCGCGACCTCCCCGGCTACCCTCA ACAAGTCCTCTGGAAACTCATTATCTATTCCGTCGCCGTCCTTGTCCTCCCTCTCTCCGCCTATTTCTACAGCGTCAATTATGTCTTTGATGGGAACACAACCTACGCCGGTGCCACGGCCGCGATCACGGCCAATCTCATCTTGTTCTCGTATATCGTTGTCGCGATGAGGGAGGATAAGGGGGATCAAGAGCAACTGCGGGAGCAGCAACAATTACGGGGAAACAAGGAAGagacgaagaagatgaagtgA
- a CDS encoding uncharacterized protein (EggNog:ENOG410PQFF~COG:S) gives MAAPPDRATRHNRMMSFTSNKSEKSSKTHKSRDSKPKVTLIESHREKEANRIHTHADPTRAISEAQPSAIALEKSNLESLRGIQHKDRFGNVITDPDLSNPTRHRFERPLDTIRAFEAAIDGTYNSRRLSYARDDSVNGQSRPTSYFGDPRGNLTLPTRGYSDQNNHYNTRGFQSRRDSYVDAYGDSGHNQYNSYHDAQPRRPRHAGRPHNDQWGPPQNGYVQQQGQYQSYDSGSASGSGNHSMDHLAQSTDPSSLSSSRDGLQQQPYQQQPSQPPQLQHLQQQLQQQQQQKKIEAQIGEAYGFTGFGTDPQLNNSQPPFQSLSNGSSSANHTNGVTQRDGYASEALAPAPPPKQTTQVTVEPARKDSFMQKAKISTEKRKSWFKRLSKG, from the exons ATGGCTGCACCCCCGGACCGAGCTACCAGGCATAATCGTATGATGAGCTTTACCAGCAACAAATCGGAAAAGAGCTCCAAGACGCATAAGAGCCGTGACTCTAAGCCTAAAGTTACCCTGATCGAGAGTCACAGGGAGAAAGAAGCAAATAGAATCCATACTCATGCCGATCCCACTCGCGCAATCAGTGAAGCTCAGCCAT CGGCGATTGCATTGGAGAAGTCGAACTTGGAGTCTCTGCGTGGTATCCAGCATAAAGATCGATTTGGCAACGTCATCA CGGATCCTGACCTTTCGAATCCTACGCGCCATCGCTTCGAGCGTCCTCTTGATACCATCCGGGCCTTTGAGGCGGCAATCGACGGAACTTACAACAGCCGTAGACTCTCTTACGCCAGAG ATGACAGTGTGAATGGTCAGAGTCGCCCAACTAGCTATTTCGGAG ATCCTCGCGGCAATCTTACACTCCCAACACGCGGCTACAGCGACCAAAACAATCACTATAACACTCGCGGTTTTCAGTCAAGACGGGATAGTTATGTCGATGCATACGGTGACTCTGGCCATAACCAGTACAATAGCTACCATGACGCCCAGCCTCGCCGCCCACGTCACGCGGGACGCCCGCACAACGACCAATGGGGACCCCCACAAAACGGTTACGTACAGCAGCAAGGTCAATATCAGTCGTACGATAGTGGATCTGCCTCCGGCTCCGGAAACCATTCCATGGACCATTTAGCTCAGTCTACCGACCCGAGTTCCCTGAGTAGCTCTAGAGACGGCCTGCAGCAGCAACCATATCAACAGCAGCCATCGCAACCACCGCAGCTACAGCACCTCCAACAGCAGTtacaacagcagcagcaacagaaGAAAATCGAGGCACAAATTGGAGAAGCTTACGGATTTACAGGATTCGGCACTGATCCCCAGTTGAATAACTCGCAGCCACCTTTCCAATCTTTGAGCAACGGATCATCTAGTGCAAACCACACGAATGGGGTTACGCAGAGAGATGGTTATGCCAGCGAAGCACTCGCCCCTGCACCTCCGCCAAAGCAGACAACCCAAGTCACCGTCGAACCTGCTCGCAAAGACTCTTTCATGCAGAAAGCAAAGATATCGACCGAGAAGCGGAAGAGCTGGTTCAAACGACTTAGCAAGGGCTAA